AACAAACATAACTGTAACctcaaaagaatttataaaaaaaatcatggtatAAAATACACAATATTTTCCTTGTAAAGGattctgagaaatttttagaaccattatagggaaaaaaatataagtaaattacactaataactacaaatttaaattgaacataAATACTTAAATGGGCTAGAACATAAAAACTTAACAGTCAGCTTATTATGTTCCTAAGTTGACAgcatataaaagatatttaagtcattttagATAATTGTaacaagaataattttgtacaaGAACTGGAAACACCTAATCTGGCTCTGTAAAAGTTATGTTAGTCAAAAAGAAATCAGATTCATAATACCAAACTAGTGAATAAATACCAAAATCTATTTATGCagaaatcataataattaaaataaattatttctaacctAGTGAATAGCACTGTTGAACTGCAAATAtggttattttcaaaaattgaagaaattgtttaacaaaaagtatttcacaattttttttaatcttaataaatatatgaacaTTTAACCATGTTggcatgaaatttttatgattgtgATTTTGATTTACTCTGAACCTTTATTGCCTATATATTGTTACCATGAGTTTAAAACTTTCCATTTCTTTTCCACAATCCCCCtcccctaaaaaaaaaaacaatattcctGGATACAATTTCAGGCTTTAGATTTCCCTGCACTTGGGGAAGCAATATTATTAATACTCCTAtcaattctcaaataaataataagccaagtaaaaatattgataagtgTTTTTCTATGTGCTTGATAAGGGTttagattattttctaaaatgccTAATcggggtgcgtagccaaatctttcaataaaaaataagcaccttttaagtactttttaagcactcaaaaaatatttttaggcacTGTATGCAGTgacaaattgcaaaataatttttaaagactttatatgatcataataaaataactagcttctgacaaagaactctttttcttgattatactAGCCATTtcaaaatgatcaagagatttttcggtttgatATCAGAGTGTGGAAAATaaaagcttgaaattgagaataacttgcaaaatgcagcagagttgcacacgaGAGTGCAATAAACTCCCTGAACCttgctcagtagacgcacacgcgggctcgcaagtatttcatcaaacatgtaaaatgacaGGCTCTTTCATAAGTTACGGACcgatggattgtggttgaataaaTTGCGAAAACATTGAGTAGAACAGTcggaaaagcacgcttttgcttAATATGAGGCGGAAATCGAcagggtaaagaaaaaaatatcatatttaaaaagggaaaattaagcaatttttaaaatcacccaATAAAAAaggcacctttaagggcttttaaaaaaccaaaatcaAAAATCAGGGTTCATACAGAGATCAGAAGAAGAAATCCAAGGAGTCCAAAACTTTAAggacttatcaaaaatttaaaaacttttttttaaattaaaaagtagttattataaagaactttcaaaaatgtatcaattttgcataagatattttttcctagccctcctgaaataatttttgactttgttaaacttcatcaagaaaaataaagttatcactttcacacataaatacattttccagcttcaaatatttcaataaatcttgTTAAAGTGCATAGTACAGATGTTATTAAgattaacataaaaacctaccaatcttatattttgaaatttgaatacataagaaaatctaaggcatttcatacaaaaaaacaaaacaaaaaaaatcacagtaaattattaagtttgcttgtaacatttaaaatttaattatttgctgttattcttttcttctaattcttgcagttcattttttttttttgaagtttttctgAAACTATTAGACTTTGACAGCTAACTCATATCATTTAGTTTCCCTGTTTGGACAGCAAATTCATCCGCAGACTTAGTAAATTAATATATGCAACCCAATAATCTAAGGAGTTTCTAAGGACTTATTTGGAAATCTAAGTAGTTCTAAGCACTCCTCGGagacttttttatttccaaggagTATAAGGAGTCTGCACGCACCCTGTCTAAAATAAgcactgttaaaaatgttatgcacggtgctaataatgaaaattcttaattaaacaaAGATAAACTGGCAAAAGGTTGTCTATTTAAATGTCTTCTAGAGTTGGCAGTCATAAACATGCATGCATGACAacccataaaaatataaaattagtatcCAAATGTATAATGTTACCTCGAAGGTAGAATAGAAAGCCTTATAACCACCCTCCATGACATATAATTCAGGATAAAAAAGATGAGGATAATGATCTCTATTTAGATTCCTGTCTGTGCTTCTTAAGAATCGCatcctgtaaaaataaatacaatttcaattttcacaaaatcccactatttaaaatagatatacaTACAACCAAAttgtacataaatatatttataaatacaagtaATGCTGGCatgcataatatatttaaaatacatatattatatatcgctCAAATTCCATTACACTTGAAACTAACATTTACCTATAATAaggtaaaaaggaaaaacaatttctgaaaaaatcttCTATATTCTTTGTTGTATTGCTAATTGCATCGTCAGCggttaaatgaaagaaattcatttaaccACCCCggtattctaatttaaaagtaaagaagCATGCTTCTCTAAAAATCCTTATTTAGATGCTTACAAAAAATACTCTATAAAATGCTTGCAATGTATTTCATCAAAATGGTCctcaaagcttatttttaagaCACTAATTTCTCGATTTAcctattaaaactaaaattatgcaaaatgacTTGCAAAAAGCACTGATCTCTAGACATTTTCTGTATTATTCACATCATAAAgtatagaaattataaatggtttttaagtcCAATCtccaataaagaaattttcaacatCCCACCCCAcacatttactattttaatttatagaaagggaaaaatattttaaataattttctgttggcccttgatttcttaaaatactctTGACTACCaacccccccttttttttagtacttaaaaTGCTTTCTTGAActccagtttttaaaaatatctttaaaatagaaTGGCAACTGCAAGAACTGAGATTGTGAATGAAGAGTGTGTGCATGAAATAACTAAGTAGCATATAACCAGCTAATGTGTACACATCTGTTCCTTAAACAAACACTGAAGACATGTATGCACAAGTATGAAGATTCAATCTATAAAAATGAGAAGAATTTGCTAATAAGAAGAAACTAACACTTATAGGGAATTAGTTACTGTAGACAATAATATTGCCATTAATGATGAGTAGAAAgaatctgaaatattaaaaaactgtaCAGCAGATTCCATAAGATGTATGAAATGAAGCAACgattatggtaaaaataaaaaattattgaacttaaTCTGGCATAAATCTGGAAACATAACTaaactcataaattttaaaatgccagTGCAATTAATAGTTTGATTAAATTGTACAAATCTTCTGACTTTTGATATTATCAAAGAGTCTTTTTCTGTTCAGGacataagtaataaaatgaatttactgtaatagcaataaaaagaacaaaatgtctgaataaactaataatttctaaaacagTAAGGatcttcttttaattaacttattatgTTTTTGTACCCTACTTAGCATTAACTAAACCAATATTGGACCTTATGACAAGATAAGCTTTGCATTctctttaatgttattattgtgACCCAGGGTCAGtcactttttacataaaataactgcaaccctacaaaaaaaatatatatattaaaaacttccCAAAACGAAAACTGTTATTACCCAACCACAAACATGCCAATTAACTCCTATGAAATTACGGATAAATTGTAATAGCTAGCATCTTTGCACAAGCGAAGTTACcacattgcattaaaaaataatgatgaagtAACAATGTGACTGAAATGAACCATGACTTACATGCTAGGGGCACGTTCAGATGAAAACTCACAATAGAATATCAATATAGGGTAATCagtcttctttttttgtgagaaaaaccgAGCTTCAGCATCTCCTTTGTAGTAAATGTTGAGTGCATTctatcaaaacatattttaaaaaaatttataaataaatttaataaaaggaaaattgcaTAAGTTTTATCTTatctataaatagaaaaaaagagcttaatttaattaaaccaaattaaatatacagttcacatcattaaatatatcacaaaaaagaaaaattgctcaCCATTggaggaattttattttgaatacaatttcattaaacaatACATCATTAGAATCAAATAGCTTAATGCTTTAATCTATAAGTTCAGAAAATAATAGTTCTGGGAAAAAACAAggttcagtttttaaataatctagCAAATATACGTATATCACTATAATTTTGAAGCTGCTTTTTTATTCTCCAAAACAGTAAATAATGAAACAGAGATGAAGATATAAACTTACTTTAATATGACCACCAGCATATTCATATGGGTATCGACAGTCAATGATTGTAAACTCAAAAGAATCACTTCCTTGAAGCAGATTTGCAACCTAAAGAGAGAACAAATTAAACCTTtctaataaaactgaaaaatgcaaacataaaataaatactttctgaaaattaattattgagttTAACTGTTGAGGAAATAAGTGTGAATTATTACAATAAGGTGGAAAATACTTTCAGAATGCAAACAGGTGATTGACTAATAAGTGCTGCCCAATAATAAATACATGAACTTATGCTTGGCAACATCTTTtacttcataattaaaatattgctagTCAATTCTCTGATATTTAAAACTGTGTTTAACATCTTCCTTCTCGTTCCTGTGAAAACGACgaggtgaggtttcgccctctatttctcgacCCCATGATATTGACGAGCTGGAGTGTGCAGTAGAATCGCACCAATAAGAAtcaaactaattcatttcttttgcccggaaaacattttatttctcattttatacaCTAGGTGGCAGTactaggatatttttaaggtgatTGTGGAAGAGATTAAAACAATAAGAGATGTAGGAAGGAAACTCGGAACTACAATCCAGATTGTGACGTTGGCCTCTGTATctcatgctttgaaatttatcacacaagaaaaaattactaatctttatttatattatatataagtttgaaaaattcgtttttaatgtttaaaaggcatatttttaaaaattttccttgcttGTTGGAAAACCACCATTAAGTCATTAAGTCTTTTcctaagaatttaattttttaaaatttcaaactaaaaacaagtcagaaattaaaattgaatatatatattgttcatacatatattgttatataattttcaggGATAAAAAAATTGGCACTTTTAttaccgttttcttgaaaattaactgaTCGTAAAAGGGTTAACCCTCTAAGTACAAAAACtgccaataaaaattttaatataatctttCTGAAAACCTTTTGACTatataggagaaaaaaaaaaaagaattattacaaagtttacattaataaatcttgtaaataaataacaccCAAAAAATTTCCTGCCatatcaatcattttaaataaacaaatttattaatttcttcaacaaatttctcaaacaaatttattaacttaaatttcttttgttttaacaaatttattaacttaaatttcttttgttttaaaaagttttcagcaaaaaataagcatcttctaaaaatatttttagcactctaaaactatttaaaagaaatctctatataaaagaaatcattaGGATATGCACAATAATAACTTTCCTCACCGCACCTTCCTCAGGGTGAATTCCTTTATATACagacataaaaaaacaaaatgcaaaaccattttcagagattttttttataatcatgattaaataactagtttttggcAAAGAACACTATTGATGGCTTATTTtaactgcatttaaataatattacagctctttttttcaaaattaataattactttattatgtATAATTGGTTCCCAAAAGATTATCGCCTCAATTTCAGAGGGTGAGATATAAAGcttgaaatcaaaaaatttttgcaaaatgcatCAGAGTGAGTACGAGAATCCTTCTCACTGAATTCAGCTCAGTGTACATACATGCGGTATAGCATATATGAACATTAAAGGCGAATGTCGTtcacaaaacttttttcattattactaaaaaaaaaatcacaattccTTCCTTAATGTTCATAGATCTTTAATGCTGTTCAATCTGGTAGAAATAGTTATGAGAATCTTTTTTTCTCTGCCCAGCACAACTGCACTTCTCCAAcaattacatataataaaaattcaaaataaaaataaataaaataacgacAATTTCGTAGCGATCATGTAAAACTCTGACTTCTGATTCGCTGTCCATCATTCATCGTTATGAAACAAACATTGTCTATGTAGCAAAGCAAAATCAGCGTCATTTTCTCAGCTAGACAAAATCAAAATCGTTTTAGTCTGTTTGGTAACAGCATTAGCATAGCCAAGGATCCCTGCATGTCAAATCACTATATCCTGAGCATCTTCTTATGCAGGcagcttaaataaaattctactgCTTAGCCAGAAACAAAAGCCATTATACCGGAATGAGGATGCATGCATTAAATCGATAATTCACAACGTATCACCTAGCCCTAATAGTTAGTAGAGTTGGAAGCTatgtatgatttaaaataaataccacTAAAAGggcaatattttctattattatgggcaaaataaaataaaaaattaaaaggaaacacGAATCTACACAGACagttagtatttaaatttattgataaataaaaaagtaaagtaaaagggcaaaaagcaaaatgttgcaaaattaaaaatttcgtctccaaaagaaataataatagataaatgaTTCGATGAAATGAAAGATGTGCAAAATATACACACATGAAAGATATGTAAAAACTTCCTGCGAGCAcaaatctcatttaaaaatgctcgtctattaatttataatcactTGTAACGAGTTTCAGCCTTTTCGTTACCGTCCAACTTTgactaaatttgtttgaaaaatcataGATACTTCACAGAACTTCTGAagcattttaatgtatataaaactctataaatactttatatactactctataaatacttataatactttataaatactttacttaaaattaagttatttaaaattcttttaagagtTGAAGAAATCTGTATAAAATCTCAgtgactaaaaaaattaagcaatttatacattcaaaaactttgaaactactttttacttctgataaaaaaaaaagaagccaaAAAAATCTTACTGTGTCTGGAGAGATTGTCTTTAAATCTGGATGTTTTCCATCAATCACAGGTAAAACACAAGGCTATGAGGGAAAAGAAGTTATTAGCATTCTCaacattttgttaacatattaaaaaatcctCAATGGGAGaaataatgtaacaaataaaatatgatgcTTTACCTTGGAAAAGTCTCCTATTAAGTCAGGATTTTGAATAGCTGTAAGAGTACAGATATATTTAGAACAAATACATTGTCTTACATTGATAGACACATTTACAGTATATTGgtcaaaaaagaaaggaaacgAATTATGATCGATGCATTGCAAAACAATTCTCacaacaacatttaaaataattcctagCTCTCCtcaattgttttatatataactACTTGATCCTATAATAATTTAGGAACAAAGAAGGCCAAAAGCATTAATTctctcgagaaaaaaaaaatcagatttttttattttacttctgttgtattttaaagtcaaAGTATCTCATAAAATGTGTCactaatattcaatattatttcaaaacaataatatagCTGAActtccaaattaaaaatgttgaacaATAAGAATAATAGATTGCCTTAAACTGATAGACACATTTATAGTACATtggggtttttttaaaaaaagggggggggggcagGAAACTAATTATGATctatgcattgaaaaaaaaatttatagaaatattaaaaaaattccttgctCTCTCTCTCAAATTGTTTTACATATTCAACTACTTAAGAATTgctcttaaattattattcttttaggaagaaaaaaaaaacaatatcatttattctcttggaaaaaaaatcatatttttattaattttttcttatttaaagacAAATTATATGTGGTTTTGTTAAGAGCAAAACAGAATTATAATTATGGgtatttacagttaaaaaatgaaagttacaattaaaattacatttaataattttaataaataaaaacactgatTAACCACTAatgaatttttgctttaataataattgcatttaataacaaatcttattgaaaaaatgatttaagaattaCTCACATTTTTGCACAGCAAGCTTTATAGAATTTTCAGGACTCGCAGTTGTCAGTGAAGCAGTGTCTTCCTGTAAAATTAATCAAGcatgaatatttaaagaattcttcCTTCAAAACATTGAAagcgaaaataaataatgcaccaaaggaaatatattaaatcactCTGAAACTTAAATCAGTTAGAgcacttaaaagaaattaaattatcaatgaaCTACATTACTTATCTaatatgtaacataaatataaaacctAATTGTTTAATCattaatgtaaagtaaaatgagaaatatagtCTGAGTAATCATCTGTTGTTCACTAGGCACCTTACCAATATTCATTTTCAAGTTggcaagaatttgaaaaaaaatttttcactttgaaATAGTGCCAATTTcggagaaaaatttacaaataaaaaaatgcccaAGACTGaacaaatgaacttttttttaataaaaaaataataaataccaataaatttttcaataaaatctaacaattttataaaagaaaaaaattttacatttctagataaaaaattatttaaggtatttatttttattatagtaaacAACACAAGCGAGTAAGccaatgatcttttttttttttttttttttttttttttttttttttttttttttttttttttttttttttttgatttcttcaGAATTTAGGTTGTCATTTCACAAATATTAAACCTAAAATCCTAACACTGTTCCAAGTCTTGTACAGTATTGCACATTTGGCCTCTTAGTATGatgttgagaaaaaatttctaggaGTGTTTGTTGATTCTTAAAACAACCAGAGtacttttaatcaattattaccTTTATCTATTGAAatcgtcaaaattaaaaaacttagtaaaataaatatatgttctATTATCATTAACGAATGAGAGAGTTGGTCATGAAAGTTCCAAAATTACGAACTCTCAgaaacaattcattaaaaaagaacctttgttttaattacatgaatcatttttaaaacagtacaTCATAGCTTACATAAAAATGTTGCGGCACATCAACTATAGTATTAGGgtcttaaaattgaatttaaataaaaaatgcaacttgGCCTTAAATGaagcttagatttttttttcattctataaaaTTGAGAGTTGAATATCATTTAAGAATCTTATGTTGTCTAAAATTGTTGCCTCCAAAActctgtaaagaaattttttttcaatttttttttctccctatttAATTCTACtttcacatttgaaattttccacaaattaaatttcttgttatgatttttattttattctttaagaaaatttaagggGGGAAAAGTGTTTTTAACGTCTAGCACAAGCATTAGTAAAATTCCAatcttaaagaattaaatttgtgtATACAAAAACTATATGAACTaagagcaaataaaaatacataccaCCAGGTTTCTTATTAAAATGGAGCTTCTCTTTAAGGGTGTTGTGCAACTATCCATTCTATTTGGCGTACTTCTGTTCCAGTCATTTTTGGCAGATACTTCCATGCGTCTTTTTCTTACATTGAACTGAGAAAATGGGCTATCATCACAAACCATAAAGTTTGGCGACGGGGTTTGTTTTGCAAATAGAGACATAGGTACAACAGGTGAACTATTATGCTCTGGGTTTGATTGTGGAGATTTGAATTCAgactgaaaatatataaaagtaatgttAAACTATTATTCATTGCATATTTATAGTTGGTATTATATACAGTGAactcccgattatccgggttaatcaccGGGACAGGTTGCATGGACAATCGAAAAAcacggataatccgaaaactacctttattaaaaaaaaattcaatatcagtacaaaaaatataaaaattactgacatttgaatgcataacatcaaactaggaatttttcttattaaaaaatgtgtaatgcgtcttcgccatatacacatattttacgaaCAGCAGTAATGTCACTGTAATCAAATCCtcccatataatctaataaagtttccacaaagcagcagaatgagaaattgtatttccctcatttactacatcttctgcatcagttactatcatcactatttgatttaacaacataacgatgtcttcatcagtcaaatactggaagcctggctcacatgcatcactttgaaaccaatcttctaaattttcttcatcaagaatttcgaaaccttCGATTTCTTTTGCTAGTTCGAGAATAcagttatcatatttttcttgaacatctgaagaGGATTGTTCTTTCTCCAAGATCGTGATAACGTAGACGATTTTACCTTTGACCATGCTGCTGATATTCCATATACTGCAATCCAATAACGaatattgcttccaaaaatttggtagtgttataacttcatgaatcaaatatttttaatattgaaaatgcttctatttataatttttgtgtgaCTACGGAATGAGC
The Parasteatoda tepidariorum isolate YZ-2023 chromosome 9, CAS_Ptep_4.0, whole genome shotgun sequence genome window above contains:
- the LOC107447241 gene encoding M-phase inducer phosphatase 1-B isoform X2 — encoded protein: MDKRGNKENRNAGSRNMKITSVFKVKKCLFDSNSEFKSPQSNPEHNSSPVVPMSLFAKQTPSPNFMVCDDSPFSQFNVRKRRMEVSAKNDWNRSTPNRMDSCTTPLKRSSILIRNLVEDTASLTTASPENSIKLAVQKSIQNPDLIGDFSKPCVLPVIDGKHPDLKTISPDTVANLLQGSDSFEFTIIDCRYPYEYAGGHIKNALNIYYKGDAEARFFSQKKKTDYPILIFYCEFSSERAPSMMRFLRSTDRNLNRDHYPHLFYPELYVMEGGYKAFYSTFEDLCEPQSYKPMLHEDYSEQMSHYRTYCKNYSSKNKRRRAKTSTVDA